Sequence from the Thermococcus nautili genome:
AGTTACCTTTTGTATTTAAAAGTTTTTCGCCTCACAAGGCTTATTAAGGGACAAGAACAACCGTAGGACATGATAATCAACGAGACGAAGGGCAGGGTCTGGCATGGGCGCGTGGAGCTCGCGGATACCTTCTTCAAGCGCTTTAGAGGGTTAATGCTCGTGGGTAACGTGAGCTATGCCCTCGTTTTCGTCCTCCCGGTTGAAAGCCGGCTCAACGCTTCAATCCACATGCTCTTCATGCTGAGCGACATCGAGGTAATCTGGCTCGACTCGACGAAGAGGGTGGTTGACTTCAAGAGGGCAAAGAAGTGGCGCGTTTACGCTCCAAAGAAACCGGCCAAGTACATCATAGAGGGGCCCGTCGGCCTCATCGGGTCCCTTGAGGTGGAAGAAGGGGATTTGATAAGCTGGCAGGTCAGCGAGGAAAAGGGGAAGAGCGTTCCCGTCAGGGTCTCGCTCCCTGGAAGGGTCTCCTTTGACAAGGCCAACGGCTTCGCTATGGCGGAGAGCGTTAAGGAATTGAAAGCCGAGAAGAACTAACCCTGCGTAGTGAGTTTTTGCCAGAAATCTTCTGGAAAGAGCTCAATGATATCCTTCACGGCTCCAAAGTCTTCATCGAGAGTGGCAAGCTTGTCGCAGTTGTACTCGAGGGCAGTTGCTAAGATTCGAGCATCATGTGGAAGAAGAGAGTAATCGTGGATAAGGGTCGCAATTGTCAGCCAATCTCTGGAGTCAGAAACGAGTAAAATTTTCTTTGCATCGAGGAGTGCTAGAATATCCGAGATAACTTCAGAGGCGCGCTTTCTAAACTCAGAATTGCTTCTGAGAAGCTCTTTAACCTTCCAAATTGACCTTGCACCATACTCTTTCTCCCCAAGCTTTCGGATAAGCGCATAGAACAACTCATCAACGACGGTATCTGATGTTACTTTCCCTTCACGAGATTCAATGACCTCAACGGCATATTCGGTCAGACTGGTCTCGACAAGATAGTTGTATAGAACGCTTGTATCCACGAAAATCACTGCTCGTACACCTCGAGCCTGTACTGTTTGAACTCTTTAGCGTTTCCCTTTCCAAACATTCCCGGTCGGATTTCCTTCTTTTTCAGTTCAATGAGCAGTCTAAGCTCGAAGGATTCTTTGGAAAGATGAGAATACAGCCGTAACATCTTCTCAGAGGCAACCTCAGACATTTTATTCACCATTTCACCTTATCAAGACTACAAGATAAAAACATTTTCTCAGAACTCCAGTTCGACCCCGTTCTCGTCGCCCTCCCAGAGGGTCAGCCTCTTCAGAGAAACGCCCTCGGGGAGCTTCGCATTAACCTGCCCCGCAATCCAGAGCGCGATGTTCTCTGTCGTCGGGTTCTCAAAGAGGGAGTTGAGGTTCCTGTGGTCGAGTCTTCCAATGATTTCCTCCACGATGCGCCTCAGTTCGAGGAAGTCAATCACGTAGCCGTTTCTGAGGGGCCCCTCAACGGCAATCTCAAGCCGGAAAGTGTGCCCGTGAATCTCCTCCGGCTTTCCGTTGATGAGAACCGCGTGAGCGGATTCAAACCTGAAGCGTTCAACTACCCTGGCCTTCATTCAAACCACCGGGATAAGAAAACCCCCACCGCTGATAAGGGTTTCCCAGGTGGCAGTTATTTCGATTCTTTGAGTCTTATTGCAACTCATTTGGATAGTGAAAAGGCTCCATGAGCTGTTGTGCTTTCAATTCTCTTCGAGTCTTATTGCAACCTGTCCACAAGGGACGCCTTATCCAGCTCTATGTTCCTTTCAATTCTCCTCGAGTCTTATTGCAACATTACCGCCGAGGAAGCCTACAACCTCGTCCTCCAGTCTTTCAATTCTCCTCGAGTCTTATTGCAACTGAGCTTCGCAACGAAGGTTTCGTTACCGTGCTCCTTCTTTCAATTCTCCTCGAGTCTTATTGCAACTCGCGGGTCCTCCTTCTTTGCCTTCTTCCGTTTCTGCTTTCAATTCTCCTCGAGTCTTATTGCAACTCGTTGGCAAGCGGAAGAACAAAGCAGGCTTGTGGTCTTTCAATTCTCCTCGAGTCTTATTGCAACGAACATGGGAGAGTTTTTCCAGCTCGGGCTTTTCTTCCCTTTCAATTCTCCTCGAGTCTTATTGCAACCGAGGCGTGCGGCACGGGAGCGGTAGCGGTAACCCCAGCTTTCAATTCTCCTCGAGTCTTATTGCAACTTCCTCCTTCTGCAGGCCGATACCGCACCCCTTATCCTTTCAATTCTCCTCGAGTCTTATTGCAACACGCTCGAACAGCACATAAAAGCGATAGCTGACGCCTTTCAATTCTCCTCGAGTCTTATTGCAACGTTGGTCGGGGGTTCAAATCCCCTCCCCGGCTCCAGCTTTCAATTCTCCTCGAGTCTTATTGCAACGACAGAACCGTCCTTTTCGACTGAAATCACGTTATCGCTTTCAATTCTCCTCGAGTCTTATTGCAACCTTTCATTCCGGTCCTTGCACGAGCTTACAACGAACCTTTCAATTCTCCTCGAGTCTTATTGCAACGAGCACCGTGCTTTACGGGGGGGACGCCGTATGAGGACTTTCAATTCTCCTCGAGTCTTATTGCAACCGTCTCAGCCTTCAACTCCTGAATTAAACTCGCGATACTTTCAATTCTCCTCGAGTCTTATTGCAACAAAAGCGGGATTGGGGGCACACATTACGCGAAAATCGCTTTCAATTCTCCTCGAGTCTTATTGCAACATGACCGAAGGTAAGATAGATTACGACGCTCAGATTTCTTTCAATTCTCCTCGAGTCTTATTGCAACAGTATATTTCGCGTTTGAAGGCCGAAGCGGCTGAGGACTTTCAATTCTCCTCGAGTCTTATTGCAACCTCCGCTCCAGGTCGGCAGAGCGTTGATGCCGTCCACTTTCAATTCTCCTCGAGTCTTATTGCAACTAAACTAAGTAGCCCCCCACAAACAGGGCAACTACCCTTTCAATTCTCCTCGAGTCTTATTGCAACGAACTCTGACCATGTTGCCGCTGATGTCATAGACTTCTCTTTCAATTCTCCTCGAGTCTTATTGCAACCTTCTCCTTCTTATAACTCTCCTCCAGGCCCACCTTATCTTTCAATTCTCCTCGAGTCTTATTGCAACTTTTCTTTCCTTTGGAGAGCTCACGGATTGGGTACCCTTTCAATTCTCCTCGAGTCTTATTGCAACCGAGCTAAAGCGCGAACTCTACGAAACAATACTCAAATCTTTCAATTCTCCTCGAGTCTTATTGCAACATTACCGCCGAGGAAGCCTACAACCTCGTCCTCCAGTCTTTCAATTCTCCTCGAGTCTTATTGCAACTCCTTGCGGTTGAGCTCCTCGACAGGCTGAAAGAAATCTTTCAATTCTCCTCGAGTCTTATTGCAACGAAATTCAGAGAGATAGAAAAAGCCGCATGGCAACACTTTCAATTCTCCTCGAGTCTTATTGCAACCCAGGTGGTGGCCTATGAGTTAGTGAAGACTCTCACCTTTCAATTCTCCTCGAGTCTTATTGCAACCTGAAGGAGGAAGAGCGGAAGGCCTTGCACACGGCGACTTTCAATTCTCCTCGAGTCTTATTGCAACTATGCCTTTAACTCTGGAGTCTCATTTAAGGACGTTCCTTTCAATTCTCCTCGAGTCTTATTGCAACGCCCACCTTCCAGCTCGGGAGCGTAACCTTAAACGGCTTTCAATTCTCCTCGAGTCTTATTGCAACTTACCAACACCCTCCGCCTGCTCCTCAAGCGCCTTCGCTTTCAATTCTCCTCGAGTCTTATTGCAACTCAAGCGCTGGAGGGTGTGATATGGCTGAGAACGCGTCTTTCAATTCTCCTCGAGTCTTATTGCAACACTCTCCTCGACATCATTAGACTGCTCAATAAAGTCACTTTCAATTCTCCTCGAGTCTTATTGCAACTTCCCCCGAAATCCCCCGGTGAAATTTGGTGAAATCCTTTCAATTCTCCTCGAGTCTTATTGCAACTACCTCGAAACTCAAGCAGGGGATTCTGAAAAAGTACTTTCAATTCTCCTCGAGTCTTATTGCAACATGGCTAAGCCAAAGTATGTGTATCGGTTTAAGTTTGCTTTCAATTCTCCTCGAGTCTTATTGCAACTTCAGCACGTAGCGATTAAGCGCGTTGAGCTTTACGACTTTCAATTCTCCTCGAGTCTTATTGCAACACACGAGGGTGAGGGTGAACGGCTACGAGGTTCTAAGCTTTCAATTCTCCTCGAGTCTTATTGCAACCTTCAGCGCGCTTTTTCAGCCTATCAAAACTTTCTGACTTTCAATTCTCCTCGAGTCTTATTGCAACTGAGCTTTTTTCGTGGCTAAAGGGCTGGATTTTCAAGCTTTCAATTCTCCTCGAGTCTTATTGCAACACAGGTTAAGCCACAGGCGAGAACATCAGGAAAGGAACTTTCAATTCTCCTCGAGTCTTATTGCAACAGGGCGCGAAACTCGTCCTTTTGCCCAACGAAGAAAGAAGGATTACCGGATATTTAAGACTTTCTGGGGATTTCCCAAAAAAGAGCCACCTGGGCCCATGAATTAAGACTCCCGAAGGAAAATAGGAGCGTGTAGAGGTTCAACGGGCACTCAAAAACTTCTCCTCCATCGGGGATAATTAGTTTTCAGAGCCAGGATAAGCCAACAAATTTAAGACAAACCCCACTAAGAAGGTTAAACTCAGAAAGGCATGATTTCGCTAGGTTTTGGTTAAATCCATAGGCTCCCCGGGCTTTGTTCAGCATTTCGAAGAAAATTTGTTACATTAAATAGCATAAAGTATTACAAGAGGCAACACCAATGAAAAAGCAAAAATCAATTCCCAAACTCCACAGGACAGATTAAAACTGAAATGGGAGCAAGACATGCCTACACTTCAAAAACCCACGCACTTCAGCGTGATAACACATCAAAGCCAAGCTCCCTGAGCTTCCATATTATCTCCATCGGGAAGCCGACGACGTTGTAGTAGTCCCCTTTAATCCACTCGACAAAGAGGCCCGCTTTTCCCTGGATTCCATAGGCTCCGGCCTTGTCCATCGACTCGCCCGTTCTTATGTAGGCCCAGATTAGCTCGTCGTCAAGGTTTCTGAACTTGACTTCCGTCGTCACGGAACCGCTTATCTCTCTCCCCTCGTGGATTATGCAGTAGCCGGTCGTGACGTGGTGGATTCTTCCGCTGAGGGACTTTAACATCTCGTAAGCTTCATTCTCGTCCCCTGGCTTTCCAAGGATTTTTCCGTCGATGCTGACGACTGTGTCAGCCCCGATGACCGTTCCGCCGACGCGCGAATAAACTTCCCGCGCCTTCAGCCTTGCAAGCTCGACGGCGCACTCCTCTGGAACAGTGCTGGAACACTTCTCCTCGGCGTTGCTCGGGATTACGTGAAAGTCAGCGATGAAGCGCGACAGTATCTCCCGTCTCCTCGGTGAAGCCGACGCCAGAACGAGCATTCACTCACCCCCAAACGTTAAAAGGAAAGCGCCCAAGTTGAACGGGCGATGACGACAATTTCGCTAGCTGAACCGTGATGAGTACCCTCGCAACCGAGCCTAATCGAGGCACTCCTCTATTGCCTTCACTATGCACTCGACGTCCCTCTCGAACTCGAGGACCGAACAGCGGTTTCCGTCCACCGGCGGGCAGTTCTCGGCTATTCTCCTCAGCTTGACGTGGACGATGCCCTTCCTGCCGTCCTTTTCGAGTGTGTACTTCCTGTAGAGAACATCGCAGTCCTCGCCCTCAAGCTCCTCGACGCTCGCGTTGAAGTTTGCCTTTATGACCCTGTCAACGCCGTTCACTATCTCCATCGCTATGTCGTAGCTCCTGTCCCCGATGACCATCGGAGGGCAGATGTGCTCCATGTTGTGCTTGTCGAACTTGTGGAAGCTCTCCGGAATGATAACGACGTCGTACTT
This genomic interval carries:
- a CDS encoding PIN domain-containing protein is translated as MIFVDTSVLYNYLVETSLTEYAVEVIESREGKVTSDTVVDELFYALIRKLGEKEYGARSIWKVKELLRSNSEFRKRASEVISDILALLDAKKILLVSDSRDWLTIATLIHDYSLLPHDARILATALEYNCDKLATLDEDFGAVKDIIELFPEDFWQKLTTQG
- a CDS encoding Maf-like protein, translated to MLVLASASPRRREILSRFIADFHVIPSNAEEKCSSTVPEECAVELARLKAREVYSRVGGTVIGADTVVSIDGKILGKPGDENEAYEMLKSLSGRIHHVTTGYCIIHEGREISGSVTTEVKFRNLDDELIWAYIRTGESMDKAGAYGIQGKAGLFVEWIKGDYYNVVGFPMEIIWKLRELGFDVLSR
- a CDS encoding DUF192 domain-containing protein; the encoded protein is MIINETKGRVWHGRVELADTFFKRFRGLMLVGNVSYALVFVLPVESRLNASIHMLFMLSDIEVIWLDSTKRVVDFKRAKKWRVYAPKKPAKYIIEGPVGLIGSLEVEEGDLISWQVSEEKGKSVPVRVSLPGRVSFDKANGFAMAESVKELKAEKN
- a CDS encoding 6-pyruvoyl trahydropterin synthase family protein; its protein translation is MKARVVERFRFESAHAVLINGKPEEIHGHTFRLEIAVEGPLRNGYVIDFLELRRIVEEIIGRLDHRNLNSLFENPTTENIALWIAGQVNAKLPEGVSLKRLTLWEGDENGVELEF